From a region of the Brevibacterium siliguriense genome:
- a CDS encoding FUSC family protein has product MQEFFRIPPGERDHIPAFRIALGVAIPLLVLLGIDRLDLAVYAAFGAFTGIYARFESPRSRTRRQSIAAAVLVVCVGIGALLSSLGASVWVLVVITSLVSGAGAAIALRFRLKPGGSIFFIFATGAVGSIPGGASVPVAMGVAAASALVCIGLGALAHYAGERMPPEKETYVRVGLSPVGKADLAAHAARFTIAPFIAGVLGTLLIDVLPLLSHSYWAMVAAVAPITPPGRSARLKRGVHRVVGTLLGVIVTAFLLSFPTEAWQLVVWVILLQFLAEIFVLRNYSVALLFITPLALLMTQIGSPHSVPELLASRAIETVIGAVVGMLVVIVGFSSVKRTRAEIDSSPHADDDD; this is encoded by the coding sequence ATGCAGGAGTTCTTCCGCATCCCACCGGGCGAACGCGACCATATTCCCGCGTTCCGCATCGCCCTGGGAGTCGCCATCCCGCTTCTCGTGCTGCTCGGAATCGACCGCCTCGACCTCGCCGTCTATGCCGCTTTCGGCGCCTTCACCGGCATCTACGCGCGCTTCGAGTCCCCACGATCGCGGACCAGACGCCAGTCGATCGCTGCCGCCGTCCTCGTCGTCTGCGTGGGCATCGGCGCCCTGCTCAGCAGCCTCGGAGCTTCGGTTTGGGTGCTCGTCGTCATCACCTCACTCGTGTCCGGTGCGGGTGCTGCCATCGCCCTGCGCTTCCGGCTCAAACCCGGCGGGTCGATCTTCTTCATCTTCGCCACCGGAGCCGTCGGATCCATTCCGGGCGGCGCATCGGTGCCGGTGGCAATGGGTGTGGCGGCCGCCTCGGCGCTGGTGTGCATCGGTCTCGGAGCGCTCGCCCACTATGCCGGCGAACGCATGCCTCCGGAGAAGGAGACCTATGTGCGGGTCGGGCTGTCACCGGTGGGCAAGGCTGATCTGGCAGCCCACGCCGCCCGATTCACGATCGCCCCGTTCATCGCCGGAGTTCTCGGCACCCTGCTCATCGATGTGCTCCCGCTTCTGTCCCACAGCTATTGGGCGATGGTCGCAGCGGTCGCACCGATCACTCCGCCCGGTCGTTCGGCCCGTCTCAAGCGCGGCGTCCACCGGGTGGTCGGAACCCTGCTGGGCGTGATCGTCACAGCGTTCCTGCTGTCGTTCCCCACCGAGGCGTGGCAGCTGGTGGTGTGGGTGATCCTGCTGCAGTTCCTCGCCGAGATCTTCGTGCTGCGCAACTATTCGGTGGCTCTGCTCTTCATCACCCCGTTGGCCCTTCTTATGACCCAGATCGGCAGCCCCCACTCGGTTCCAGAGCTGTTGGCCTCGCGTGCCATCGAAACCGTCATCGGCGCAGTTGTCGGCATGCTCGTCGTCATCGTCGGGTTCAGCAGTGTGAAGAGGACGCGCGCTGAAATCGATTCCTCGCCGCACGCCGATGACGATGACTGA
- a CDS encoding type 1 glutamine amidotransferase domain-containing protein — protein MAISDKKIAFLLTRGVEQVELTSPRAALDEAGATTVIVSPSEGTLQAMEGDWEHAKAFDVDVPVAEASVEDFDALVLPGGTLNADALRLNEDAVNLVKAFFAADKPVAAICHAPWILAEAGVAKGRKLTSFISTKTDLINAGADWTDAEVVVDGDLITSRNPGDLDAFNKAIAEQLS, from the coding sequence ATGGCCATCTCCGATAAGAAGATCGCATTCCTCCTCACTCGCGGAGTCGAGCAGGTCGAACTCACCAGCCCCCGCGCCGCTCTCGACGAGGCGGGAGCGACGACCGTCATCGTCTCCCCGTCCGAAGGAACTCTGCAGGCGATGGAAGGCGATTGGGAGCATGCGAAGGCCTTCGACGTCGACGTTCCCGTCGCCGAAGCCTCGGTCGAGGACTTCGACGCCCTCGTCCTTCCCGGCGGCACCCTCAACGCCGACGCCCTGCGCCTGAATGAGGACGCCGTCAATCTCGTCAAGGCGTTCTTCGCCGCCGACAAGCCGGTCGCGGCCATCTGCCATGCGCCGTGGATCCTCGCCGAGGCGGGTGTGGCGAAGGGACGGAAGCTGACGTCCTTCATTTCGACGAAGACCGACCTCATCAACGCCGGAGCCGACTGGACCGACGCCGAGGTGGTCGTCGACGGCGACCTCATCACCTCCCGCAACCCCGGCGATCTGGATGCCTTCAACAAGGCGATCGCCGAACAGCTGAGCTGA
- a CDS encoding SpoIID/LytB domain-containing protein, with amino-acid sequence MPPSPFVKATTPALAVLFVGLLLVLCSTPPPAHAAYATSGAIGTMHKSLGGNAGKVGPATGPQRCTLIQKGCYQSFKHGSIHWTKSTGAHATLGAIRTAWKKSGWERGPLGYPTSREYRSGSESRQKFQNGRIVWTAKSGAKVETAKAPSSFAIKGSGFGHGVGMSQYGARGMAAAGKSSTQILQHYYTGAKVKTMSSNADASLKVQLLTGKKSVTIAPRSGRLRIKVGSKTIESGSKVTIERTPSGSVKAIIGSKSYSGSKLIVEWQGTRYWKGTPATTVSISGAQNGMTGTYRHGRIEIGQLKSSLNVVNVVKLNKEYLPGIAEMPASWQSEALRSQAIASRTYAYRNLGAVKPACGCNVYDEVASQRFLGWNHENAKDSGPWRKAVAATQTTSGSMVKSARVATFKGGLIDAVYSSSAGSKTHSAAEVWGSAVPYLVSVDDSPSKYASAQNPNASWSVTAKQADMARAFGLADVRSVNVTKTGSGLVKTVKATSVKGKTASLTGDQLRTKLKLKSASFSVG; translated from the coding sequence ATGCCGCCTTCCCCGTTCGTCAAGGCGACGACTCCTGCCCTCGCGGTGCTGTTCGTCGGGCTCCTCCTCGTTCTCTGCTCCACACCTCCTCCTGCCCATGCCGCCTATGCGACCTCAGGCGCGATCGGTACGATGCACAAGTCTCTCGGCGGGAATGCGGGCAAGGTCGGTCCCGCGACCGGCCCGCAGCGGTGCACTCTGATCCAGAAAGGCTGCTATCAGTCGTTCAAACACGGCAGCATTCATTGGACGAAGTCCACGGGCGCTCATGCGACTCTGGGTGCGATCCGCACGGCGTGGAAGAAGTCCGGATGGGAACGCGGCCCCTTGGGCTATCCGACGAGCCGTGAGTATCGGTCCGGGTCCGAGTCCCGGCAGAAGTTCCAGAACGGCAGGATCGTGTGGACGGCGAAGTCCGGGGCGAAAGTGGAGACGGCGAAAGCGCCGTCGTCGTTCGCGATCAAGGGTTCGGGGTTCGGCCACGGGGTCGGGATGAGCCAGTACGGCGCACGAGGAATGGCGGCAGCCGGAAAGTCGTCGACGCAGATACTGCAGCACTACTACACAGGCGCAAAGGTCAAGACGATGTCGAGTAACGCCGACGCCAGTCTCAAGGTCCAGCTGCTGACCGGGAAGAAGTCCGTGACCATCGCTCCACGTTCCGGTCGTCTGCGGATCAAGGTCGGGTCGAAGACCATCGAATCAGGATCGAAGGTCACGATCGAACGGACTCCGTCCGGTTCGGTCAAAGCGATCATCGGGTCGAAGAGCTATTCGGGTTCGAAGCTCATCGTCGAATGGCAGGGCACTCGGTATTGGAAGGGAACGCCTGCGACGACGGTGTCGATCAGCGGTGCGCAGAACGGGATGACAGGCACCTACCGGCACGGGCGAATCGAGATCGGGCAGCTGAAGTCCTCGCTCAATGTCGTCAATGTAGTCAAGCTCAACAAGGAGTATCTGCCGGGCATCGCCGAGATGCCGGCGTCGTGGCAGTCCGAAGCCCTGCGCAGTCAGGCCATTGCTTCTCGCACCTACGCCTACCGCAATCTCGGTGCGGTGAAGCCGGCGTGCGGATGCAACGTCTATGACGAGGTGGCTTCGCAGCGCTTCCTCGGGTGGAATCATGAGAATGCGAAGGACTCCGGTCCGTGGCGCAAAGCCGTAGCCGCAACTCAGACCACGAGCGGGTCAATGGTGAAATCGGCACGAGTCGCCACGTTCAAGGGCGGACTCATCGATGCCGTCTACTCGTCGTCTGCCGGGTCGAAGACGCATTCTGCAGCTGAGGTGTGGGGTTCAGCTGTGCCCTACTTGGTCTCGGTCGATGACTCGCCGTCGAAGTATGCGTCGGCGCAGAACCCGAACGCCTCGTGGTCGGTGACGGCCAAGCAGGCCGACATGGCACGGGCGTTCGGGCTGGCAGACGTACGGTCTGTGAACGTGACGAAGACCGGCTCAGGTCTGGTGAAAACAGTGAAAGCCACCTCGGTGAAGGGAAAGACCGCGAGCCTCACCGGTGATCAGCTGCGGACGAAGCTGAAGCTCAAGTCGGCATCATTCAGCGTGGGCTGA
- a CDS encoding RNA polymerase sigma factor → MIDPDPLAEAELRELVPAVIGILVSRGADFATAEDAVQDALIEALRSWPSDPPRDRRGWLVTVAWRKFLDIVRSEGSRMKREERVMAATLAEPETSAEPGTDGVPKADDTLYLVFNEGHSGDVDLVAEAIRLTRSLRAMIDSAEVDGLLALMLLNHARRDARFGPDGRLIALADQDRILWNRRLIVEGIEILQAALGRDELGQYQAQAAIAALHADAQTVEDTDWVQIVQWYDELLALRDTPIVRLNRAVAVGEADGPAAGLAELQGLDKSLPRYFAVEAHLRERTGESQRAAELYVRAAERAGSLAERAHLNRQAARVRSWQGHRP, encoded by the coding sequence ATGATCGATCCGGATCCCCTCGCCGAGGCGGAGCTGCGTGAGCTCGTCCCCGCCGTGATCGGCATCCTCGTCAGTCGTGGAGCAGACTTCGCGACCGCCGAGGATGCCGTTCAGGACGCCCTCATCGAGGCCCTGCGCTCGTGGCCGTCGGACCCGCCCCGCGACCGGCGGGGCTGGCTCGTGACGGTGGCGTGGCGGAAGTTCCTCGACATTGTGCGATCTGAAGGATCGCGGATGAAACGCGAGGAACGGGTCATGGCCGCCACGCTCGCCGAGCCCGAAACCTCGGCCGAACCCGGGACGGACGGCGTCCCGAAAGCCGATGACACCCTCTACCTCGTGTTCAACGAAGGCCACTCGGGCGATGTCGACCTCGTAGCCGAGGCGATCCGGCTGACCCGCAGCCTGCGGGCGATGATCGACTCCGCCGAGGTGGACGGACTGCTCGCCCTGATGCTCCTCAACCACGCCCGCCGCGACGCCCGTTTCGGTCCGGACGGACGACTCATCGCCCTGGCCGATCAGGACCGCATCCTGTGGAATCGACGGCTCATCGTCGAGGGCATCGAGATCCTGCAGGCCGCCCTTGGTCGGGATGAACTCGGCCAATATCAGGCACAGGCCGCCATCGCGGCACTCCACGCTGATGCACAGACGGTCGAGGACACCGACTGGGTGCAGATCGTTCAGTGGTACGACGAACTTCTGGCCCTGCGAGATACCCCGATTGTGCGACTCAACCGTGCCGTGGCCGTCGGGGAAGCCGACGGACCCGCGGCGGGCCTGGCGGAACTGCAGGGCCTGGACAAGAGCCTGCCGCGCTACTTCGCCGTCGAAGCGCACCTGCGCGAACGGACAGGGGAGTCACAGCGGGCCGCCGAGCTCTACGTACGAGCCGCCGAACGGGCTGGCAGCCTCGCCGAACGCGCCCATCTCAACCGGCAGGCGGCACGCGTTCGGTCGTGGCAGGGGCATCGACCGTGA
- the sfnG gene encoding dimethylsulfone monooxygenase SfnG has protein sequence MTNLHANPIYTGEPEDLKFAYWVPNVSGGLVVSNIEQRTDWGYDYNVKLAQTAEAVGYEYALSQVRYLSSYGAAQQHESTSTSLALALATEKLKVIAAVHPGIWEPAVLAKFILTADQFTKGRAAINVVSGWFKDEYTRLGLPWLEHGERYRRSAEFMDVVRKLFTEENVEYRGNFYTVDDFTLRPGPYPVEGRPHPEIFQGGNSSVARINGGKHADWYFSNGKDFDGFREQYDDVTEVARAHNRKVRFGLNGFAIVRDTEAEARDQLREIIANADEGAVEGFRKSVQQAGASTHDKKGMWADSSFEDLVQYNDGFRTQLIGAPEQVADRIIEYKKLGVDLILTGFLHFQEELEAFGKTVIPIVREKEAELVNKGLLTPAGV, from the coding sequence ATGACGAACCTCCACGCCAACCCGATCTATACCGGTGAGCCCGAAGACCTGAAGTTCGCATACTGGGTTCCCAATGTTTCCGGCGGCTTGGTCGTGTCGAACATCGAACAGCGCACCGACTGGGGCTATGACTACAACGTCAAGCTCGCGCAGACCGCTGAGGCAGTCGGCTACGAATACGCGCTCAGCCAGGTCCGCTACCTCTCCAGCTACGGCGCAGCCCAACAGCACGAATCGACTTCGACCTCGCTCGCTCTGGCCCTGGCCACCGAAAAGCTCAAGGTCATCGCCGCCGTCCACCCGGGCATCTGGGAACCGGCCGTGCTCGCGAAGTTCATCCTCACCGCCGACCAGTTCACGAAGGGCCGGGCCGCGATCAACGTCGTCTCCGGCTGGTTCAAGGATGAGTACACCCGCCTCGGGCTGCCCTGGCTCGAACACGGCGAACGCTACCGCCGGTCCGCCGAATTCATGGACGTCGTCCGCAAGCTCTTCACCGAGGAGAACGTCGAATACCGCGGCAACTTCTACACCGTCGACGACTTCACCCTCCGCCCCGGCCCCTACCCGGTAGAAGGTCGCCCTCACCCGGAGATCTTCCAAGGCGGAAACTCCTCGGTCGCCCGCATCAACGGCGGCAAGCACGCCGACTGGTACTTCTCCAACGGCAAGGACTTCGACGGATTCCGCGAACAGTACGACGACGTCACCGAGGTGGCCCGCGCCCACAACCGAAAGGTCCGTTTCGGACTCAACGGGTTCGCCATCGTCCGCGACACGGAAGCCGAAGCGCGCGATCAGCTGCGCGAGATCATCGCCAATGCCGATGAAGGCGCCGTCGAAGGCTTCCGCAAATCCGTGCAGCAGGCCGGAGCTTCGACTCACGATAAGAAGGGAATGTGGGCGGACTCGAGCTTCGAAGACCTCGTCCAGTACAACGACGGTTTCCGCACCCAGCTCATCGGCGCACCCGAACAGGTCGCCGATCGCATCATCGAGTACAAGAAGCTCGGTGTCGACCTGATCCTCACCGGTTTCCTCCACTTCCAAGAGGAACTCGAGGCATTCGGCAAGACCGTGATCCCGATCGTGCGCGAGAAGGAAGCCGAACTCGTCAACAAGGGACTTCTCACCCCCGCCGGAGTCTGA
- a CDS encoding YciI family protein: protein MVKYLMLKHYRMSSDLMDYTPMDQWSPDEVDAHMAYMNAFADKLKDSGEFVDSQALSPEGTFVQSGGPGKPPVTDGPFPETKDLIAGWMVIDVENYDRALELAGELSAAPGKDGEPINEWLELRPFLDHAPSVDE, encoded by the coding sequence ATGGTCAAGTACCTCATGCTCAAGCACTATCGGATGTCGAGCGACCTCATGGACTACACCCCGATGGATCAGTGGAGTCCCGACGAGGTCGACGCGCATATGGCGTACATGAACGCCTTCGCCGACAAACTCAAGGACTCCGGCGAATTCGTCGACTCCCAGGCACTCTCGCCCGAGGGCACCTTCGTCCAATCCGGCGGACCGGGCAAGCCCCCGGTCACCGACGGTCCCTTCCCGGAGACGAAGGACCTCATCGCCGGGTGGATGGTCATCGACGTCGAGAACTACGACAGGGCTCTCGAACTCGCCGGTGAGCTGTCCGCCGCACCGGGCAAGGATGGAGAGCCGATCAACGAATGGCTCGAACTGCGCCCCTTCCTCGACCACGCACCCAGCGTGGACGAATGA